One Flavobacterium sp. 90 DNA segment encodes these proteins:
- a CDS encoding prolyl oligopeptidase family serine peptidase — protein sequence MRYKFALIAVLFSALAFAQSESTGTIKTEVIVKHELGYALHKPANTKENKPLIVFISGDGEKGTDIEKVKINGPLKYLKTHSLDAYVLAPQCKSDENWDIESINELILKIQKENKIDSNRIYVTGLSSGGWAAWNLALSYPDKFAAIVPISGFVDLIELESACKIANIPTRIFHGLLDDVVKVDYAITIYKELKKCNAKDVQLTIFDDAGHDSWTRVYDNPEIYDWMFKQIKTNSKK from the coding sequence ATGAGATATAAATTTGCATTAATTGCAGTATTATTTTCTGCGTTGGCATTTGCGCAAAGTGAATCAACGGGAACAATAAAAACTGAGGTAATTGTAAAGCATGAATTAGGTTATGCGTTACATAAACCTGCCAATACAAAAGAGAATAAGCCATTAATAGTTTTTATTTCGGGAGATGGTGAAAAAGGGACAGACATTGAAAAAGTAAAAATCAACGGCCCTTTAAAGTATTTAAAAACACACTCATTAGATGCTTATGTTTTGGCTCCGCAATGTAAATCAGATGAAAATTGGGATATAGAATCTATCAATGAATTGATTTTAAAAATTCAAAAAGAGAATAAAATCGATTCTAACAGAATATATGTCACCGGATTAAGTTCCGGAGGTTGGGCGGCATGGAATCTGGCATTATCATATCCGGATAAGTTTGCAGCAATTGTCCCAATTTCGGGCTTTGTTGATTTGATTGAATTAGAAAGTGCTTGTAAGATTGCTAATATTCCAACGAGGATTTTTCATGGATTATTAGACGATGTAGTAAAAGTAGATTACGCCATAACAATTTACAAGGAATTAAAAAAGTGCAATGCCAAAGATGTTCAATTGACCATTTTTGATGATGCAGGTCACGATAGTTGGACACGAGTTTATGACAATCCCGAAATTTATGACTGGATGTTTAAACAGATAAAAACGAACTCGAAGAAATAA
- a CDS encoding RagB/SusD family nutrient uptake outer membrane protein has protein sequence MKRLYISMFVLSGILFSGCSNDFLDVEPSEAIPADPALVNSDAGATGFVTAIYNQFLGWEMSSFGWNAVSSIITDDADKGSDPGDAGGDKDIVDALTYNASTPSFQSTWEANYAGINRCNQALEMFPKLDKANPSLKARLVGETKFLRAFMYFTLVKGYGGVPIVDHLALVPISDADRKMQLTRKSVAEVYAFIEKDLNDAIEALPLKSAYTGADVVRVSKGSAYALLAKVNLYQKNWQKVIDNCDKVTGYSLVSDYSLQFKKEGEFGPESIFEINGVGSTSTPGFGIGNYTVSQAPRGAGGWGWGFNTPTEGLANAYETGDVRREATIIFRGSVLYDGKVVPSTVANPRYNYKAYSSAFYNQEFTDTNLRYLRYAEVILMKAEALNELGDTAGAIPLVNQIRKRAGLGDTLFTSQSDIRKAIWKERRLEFAFEHDRWFDLVRTGQAEAAMAADGKTFVVGKHELWPIPTSFLREAGGLSQQNPGGY, from the coding sequence ATGAAAAGATTATATATATCAATGTTTGTACTATCTGGAATACTTTTTTCCGGATGTTCAAATGACTTTTTAGATGTAGAGCCATCAGAAGCTATTCCGGCTGATCCAGCTTTAGTAAATAGCGATGCTGGAGCTACAGGTTTTGTAACTGCTATTTACAATCAATTTTTAGGATGGGAAATGTCATCTTTTGGATGGAATGCAGTTTCAAGTATTATCACTGATGATGCTGATAAAGGTTCTGATCCCGGAGATGCAGGTGGAGATAAAGATATTGTTGATGCTTTGACTTATAATGCTTCAACTCCTTCTTTTCAATCTACTTGGGAAGCTAATTATGCTGGGATAAACAGATGTAATCAAGCATTGGAAATGTTTCCAAAATTAGATAAGGCAAACCCAAGTTTAAAAGCGAGATTAGTTGGAGAAACAAAATTCTTGAGAGCTTTTATGTATTTTACTTTGGTAAAGGGATATGGTGGAGTTCCAATTGTAGATCACTTGGCTCTTGTTCCAATCTCTGATGCAGACAGAAAAATGCAATTGACACGTAAATCAGTAGCAGAAGTTTATGCTTTTATCGAAAAAGACTTAAATGATGCTATCGAAGCTTTGCCTTTAAAATCAGCTTATACTGGAGCAGATGTTGTGAGAGTTTCTAAAGGATCTGCATATGCTTTATTAGCAAAAGTAAATCTTTACCAAAAAAACTGGCAAAAAGTAATTGACAACTGTGATAAAGTAACAGGTTATTCTTTAGTTTCTGATTATTCTCTACAATTCAAAAAAGAAGGAGAATTTGGTCCGGAATCTATTTTCGAAATTAATGGAGTAGGTTCTACTTCTACCCCTGGATTTGGAATTGGAAATTACACTGTTTCTCAAGCGCCTCGTGGAGCTGGAGGATGGGGTTGGGGATTCAACACACCAACTGAAGGTTTAGCTAATGCTTACGAGACAGGAGATGTTAGAAGAGAAGCTACAATTATTTTCAGAGGTTCAGTTTTATATGATGGTAAAGTAGTACCATCAACTGTAGCAAATCCAAGATATAATTATAAAGCATATTCATCAGCTTTTTACAATCAGGAATTTACAGACACAAATCTTAGATATTTAAGATATGCTGAAGTTATATTAATGAAAGCAGAAGCTTTGAATGAATTAGGAGATACTGCGGGAGCTATTCCTTTAGTAAATCAAATTCGTAAAAGAGCAGGTTTAGGAGATACTCTTTTTACTTCTCAATCAGATATTAGAAAAGCAATCTGGAAAGAAAGAAGATTAGAATTTGCTTTTGAGCACGACAGATGGTTTGATCTTGTTAGAACAGGACAAGCAGAAGCGGCTATGGCAGCAGATGGAAAAACTTTTGTTGTTGGAAAACATGAATTATGGCCTATACCAACTTCATTCTTAAGAGAAGCTGGTGGACTTTCTCAACAAAACCCGGGTGGTTATTAA
- a CDS encoding glucoamylase family protein, translating to MVRISVLLLVFTFFGCGSNSDKSKEKEGENVVAVKLTDEQLLATVQKQTFKYFWDYTEPNSGLARERFHPDGNYPDNDANIVTTGGSGFGLMAIVSGMSQGYITKAQGVERLSKIADFLRKADRFHGAWSHWIDGNTGKVKPFGTKDNGGDLVETSFLVAGMITVREYLKEGSENEKAVAQKYDALWKGVEWNWYTNKKNVLYWHWSPTYDWQMNFPLEGYNECLITYVMAASSPTHSIDSKAYHEGWARSGGIVSDKKKYDIPLILKHNGAEEFGGPLFWAHYSYVGLDPNQLSDKYANYWDLNVNQTKINYEYCIQNPKNGYSADYWGLTASYSRNPDGSIGYNAHMPSNDQGVMSPTAAISSIAYTPKESMAVIRNLYENHKKETWGEAGFYDALSLQNNWVAKRYLAIDQGPEVVMIENYRTGLLWKLFMNAPEVKQGLTKLGFHSGKYGI from the coding sequence ATGGTTAGAATTTCAGTTTTATTATTAGTTTTTACATTTTTTGGTTGCGGATCTAATTCTGATAAATCAAAAGAAAAAGAAGGAGAAAATGTAGTTGCTGTAAAATTAACAGATGAACAACTTTTAGCTACTGTTCAAAAACAGACTTTTAAATATTTCTGGGATTATACTGAACCAAATTCAGGATTGGCCAGAGAACGTTTTCATCCTGATGGGAATTATCCTGACAATGATGCTAATATTGTTACAACCGGAGGTTCTGGTTTTGGCTTAATGGCAATCGTTTCCGGAATGTCTCAAGGATATATTACAAAAGCACAAGGAGTTGAAAGACTAAGCAAAATTGCAGATTTTTTACGCAAAGCAGATCGTTTTCATGGAGCATGGTCACATTGGATAGACGGAAATACCGGAAAAGTAAAGCCTTTTGGAACCAAGGATAATGGTGGAGACTTAGTCGAAACTTCATTTTTGGTTGCAGGAATGATTACTGTTCGCGAATATCTAAAAGAAGGCTCAGAAAATGAAAAAGCAGTCGCTCAAAAATATGACGCACTTTGGAAAGGGGTTGAATGGAATTGGTACACAAATAAGAAAAATGTACTGTACTGGCACTGGTCACCAACATACGATTGGCAAATGAATTTCCCGCTTGAAGGATACAACGAATGTTTGATTACTTATGTAATGGCAGCATCATCGCCAACGCATTCAATTGATTCAAAAGCATATCATGAAGGTTGGGCGAGAAGCGGCGGAATCGTTTCGGACAAAAAGAAATATGATATTCCGTTGATTTTAAAACATAATGGAGCAGAAGAATTTGGCGGACCTTTATTCTGGGCACATTATTCTTATGTTGGACTTGATCCAAATCAGTTAAGCGATAAATATGCAAACTATTGGGATTTGAATGTTAACCAAACAAAAATCAATTACGAGTATTGCATTCAAAATCCTAAAAATGGCTACAGCGCTGATTATTGGGGATTAACAGCATCGTATTCCAGAAATCCTGATGGATCGATTGGATATAATGCACACATGCCAAGCAACGATCAGGGAGTTATGTCTCCAACAGCTGCGATAAGTTCTATTGCTTACACGCCAAAAGAATCAATGGCAGTGATTAGAAATTTATACGAAAATCATAAAAAAGAAACTTGGGGAGAAGCAGGATTTTACGATGCTTTGAGCTTACAGAATAATTGGGTAGCAAAACGTTATCTGGCAATTGACCAAGGACCGGAAGTGGTTATGATCGAAAATTACAGAACTGGTTTGTTATGGAAATTATTCATGAATGCACCAGAAGTAAAACAAGGATTAACAAAATTAGGTTTCCATTCAGGAAAATATGGAATTTAA
- the bglX gene encoding beta-glucosidase BglX, which yields MKNKLVLLFLGCAVLGYAQKKTTKTTVKIKPRSEFVAELLSKMTLDEKLGQLNLPTSGDITTGQANSSDVAKKIAEGKVGGLFNIKSVQKIREVQKIAVEKSRLKIPLIFGMDVIHGYETTFPIPLGLSCTWDMGLIERSAQIAAQEASADGINWTFSPMVDVSRDPRWGRVSEGSGEDPYLGSQIAKAMVNGYQQHDLSKNNSIMACVKHFALYGAPEAGRDYNTVDMSHIRMFNDYFPPYKAAVDAGVGSVMASFNEIDGIPATGNKWLMTDVLRKQWGFKGFVVTDFTGIPEMIEHGMGDLQAVSALSLNAGVEMDMVGEGFLGTLKKSLDEKKVTIETIDNAVKLILEAKYDLGLFSDPYKYCDANRAKTEIFTASSRKEARSISAQSLVLLKNQGQVLPLKKSGTIALIGPLADAKENMPGTWSVATKMENAISLLAGIKEVAGPSTKVLYAKGSNLDYDETFETNATMFGKTLHRDGRSKEELLAEALKVANQSDVIVAALGESAEMSGESSSRTNLEIPQAQKDLLNALLKTGKPVVLVLFDGRPLVIKEENETVPAILNVWFAGSEAGYSIADVLFGDVNPSGKLTSTFPRSVGQLPIYYAHKNTGRPLSNTEGKFEKFRSNYIDERNEPLFPFGFGLSYTSFEYSNLKISSDKMNFNGKLKVTVDVANTGNYDGKETVQLYIRDLVGSVTRPVRELKNFQKITLKKGEKQTVTFDITVEDLKFYNSDLQFVAEPGQFDIFVGGNSNADKKVSFELAK from the coding sequence ATGAAAAACAAATTAGTCTTACTTTTTTTAGGATGTGCTGTTTTGGGTTATGCTCAAAAAAAGACCACTAAAACTACAGTAAAAATTAAACCAAGATCAGAGTTTGTAGCAGAACTATTGTCAAAAATGACATTAGACGAAAAATTAGGGCAGCTTAATTTACCAACTTCTGGAGATATTACGACAGGACAAGCAAACAGTTCTGATGTGGCAAAAAAAATTGCTGAAGGTAAGGTAGGAGGTTTATTCAATATTAAATCTGTTCAAAAAATTAGAGAAGTACAAAAAATTGCAGTTGAAAAAAGCCGTTTAAAAATTCCATTGATTTTTGGTATGGACGTAATTCACGGTTACGAAACAACATTCCCAATTCCGTTAGGATTATCATGTACTTGGGATATGGGCTTAATCGAAAGAAGTGCTCAAATCGCTGCACAAGAAGCTAGTGCTGACGGTATTAACTGGACATTCTCTCCAATGGTTGACGTTTCTCGTGATCCTCGTTGGGGAAGAGTTTCTGAAGGTTCAGGAGAAGATCCATATTTGGGAAGCCAAATTGCAAAAGCAATGGTAAACGGTTACCAACAACACGATCTTTCTAAAAATAACTCAATCATGGCATGTGTAAAACACTTTGCTCTTTATGGTGCGCCAGAAGCAGGACGTGATTACAACACAGTTGATATGAGTCATATTAGAATGTTCAACGATTATTTCCCTCCTTACAAAGCAGCAGTTGATGCTGGTGTAGGTTCTGTAATGGCTTCTTTCAATGAAATTGACGGAATTCCAGCAACAGGAAACAAATGGTTAATGACAGATGTTTTAAGAAAACAATGGGGTTTTAAAGGTTTTGTTGTAACAGATTTTACCGGAATTCCTGAAATGATCGAACATGGAATGGGAGATTTACAAGCTGTTTCGGCTTTATCTCTTAACGCAGGTGTAGAAATGGATATGGTTGGAGAAGGTTTCTTAGGAACATTGAAAAAATCTTTAGACGAGAAAAAAGTAACAATCGAAACAATCGATAATGCAGTAAAACTTATCCTTGAAGCAAAATATGATTTAGGATTGTTCAGTGATCCATATAAATATTGTGATGCTAACAGAGCAAAAACGGAGATTTTTACAGCAAGCAGCAGAAAAGAAGCAAGATCAATCTCTGCACAATCATTGGTTTTATTAAAAAATCAAGGTCAGGTATTGCCACTTAAAAAATCTGGAACAATTGCTTTAATCGGACCATTGGCTGATGCCAAAGAAAATATGCCGGGAACTTGGAGCGTTGCTACAAAAATGGAAAATGCTATCTCATTATTAGCAGGAATCAAAGAAGTAGCAGGACCTTCTACAAAAGTATTATATGCAAAAGGGAGCAATTTAGATTACGATGAAACTTTTGAAACAAACGCAACTATGTTTGGTAAAACTTTACACCGTGATGGACGTTCAAAAGAAGAATTATTGGCAGAAGCTTTAAAAGTTGCTAATCAATCAGATGTAATTGTTGCTGCACTTGGAGAATCTGCAGAAATGAGTGGAGAATCAAGCAGCCGTACGAATTTAGAAATTCCACAAGCGCAAAAAGATTTATTAAATGCATTATTAAAAACAGGAAAACCAGTTGTTTTAGTATTATTTGATGGTCGTCCGTTAGTTATTAAAGAAGAAAACGAAACTGTTCCGGCTATTTTAAATGTTTGGTTCGCAGGATCAGAAGCAGGATATTCTATTGCTGATGTTTTATTTGGAGATGTAAATCCTTCTGGAAAATTGACATCAACTTTCCCAAGAAGCGTTGGACAATTGCCAATTTATTACGCACACAAAAATACAGGAAGACCACTTTCTAATACAGAAGGTAAATTCGAAAAATTCAGATCTAATTATATTGACGAAAGAAACGAGCCATTATTCCCATTTGGTTTCGGATTAAGTTATACTTCTTTTGAATATTCAAACTTAAAAATTTCATCTGATAAAATGAATTTCAACGGAAAATTGAAAGTGACTGTTGATGTTGCAAACACAGGAAATTATGACGGAAAAGAAACCGTTCAATTATACATTAGAGATTTAGTAGGTTCAGTAACAAGACCAGTTAGAGAATTGAAAAATTTCCAAAAAATTACACTTAAAAAAGGGGAGAAGCAAACCGTGACTTTTGATATCACAGTTGAAGATTTAAAATTTTATAACTCTGATTTACAATTCGTAGCAGAGCCTGGACAGTTTGATATTTTCGTTGGTGGAAATTCAAATGCCGACAAGAAAGTTAGTTTTGAATTAGCTAAATAG